AGTCCTGGCAGAGGAGCGTCACGTGGCAGCGCCGGCCGATATCATCCGCCGGGTGCTTGCGGGCGAATTCGCAATCGACCCGGAAAGAAACCGCCGCGTCGTCGAGAACTATCTCGTCTTCCACGCAGGCTTTGCCAACTTCCCGCGTCCCAGCCAGGCGCTCTGGACCTACAGTCAGATGGTGCGCTGGGGACAGACATCCTTGTCGAGGCAGGGAATTGGCGCGGCCATCTCCGCCTATCGTCCGGACCTCTATCGCGAGGCGCTGGGCAAGGATGCCTTGCCGGCCGACGCGGACGGCAGGCTCGAAGGAGCAACCGACGGCGATCGTTTCATGGACGGCCACGTCTTCGACCCGGGCAGGATCGACGACTATATCAGGTCCTTTACCGACGAGGGCGATGGCGGGGTGCAGCACCCGGCAGACGATATCTGAGCTAAGGCCTGTTGAGATGACGGCTGCTGCGAGATGGATAATGGCGTTGAAGCTCTGGTCGGTTTTGTCGGCACGCATGGCGATGCGCTTGAATTCCTTGAGTAGCGAGCGTGCGCGTCTCATAAGACGCGCGGCGCTGTAGGAGGCGTATCGGAGGACTGCAATCTCTCCTTATGCCTCGTCCCTGTGCTCGTCACAGGGATGAGAGCAGCGTCGCGTCTGCGGCGCGGGAAGTTCTTTCTGCCCAAGGACTTGGTCTGGCTGGATTCCTGTGACGAGCACAGGAATGAGGGAAATCAAACAGGCGGCGGCGGGTGGCACACTTAGAGAATTTCTGTGGCGTCGCAGTAATTCTCGCCTCCCTTCGGTCGTGACCTCGGGCTTCTTCCGGCGTCAATCCCCGGGCGCGGTCACCATCCTCGTGCCTGGCCCGGGCTTGGCCCGAGAATCCACATGCGAGCCTGACAAAGACGGAGCGCTCACATCAGCCGTTAAACGTGTAGTCCTCGATCGATTGCTGCTTCATCTCGATCGAGAAGCCGGGCCGCTCGGGCGGCATGTAAGCGGCGTTGCGGATCACGCACGGATCCAGGAAATGTTCGTGCAGGTGGTCGACATACTCGATCACCCGCCCGTCCTTCGTGCCGGAAACGGCAACGTAATCGATCATGGAAAGGTGCTGCACATATTCGCAGAGGCCGACGCCGCCGGCGTGCGGCCAGACGGGCAGTCCGTATTTGGCGGCGATCAGCAGCACCGCCAGCACCTCGTTCAGGCCACCCATACGGCAGGAATCGATCTGCACGATGTCGATCGCGCCTTCGGCGATGAACTGCTTGAACATGATACGGTTCTGGCACATCTCGCCGGTCGCGACCTTGACCGGGCCGATCGCTTCGCGGATCTTGCGGTGTCCGGCGACATCGTCCGGGCTCGTCGGCTCCTCGATGAAGAAGGGCTGGGCAAAGGCGAGCTTTTGCACCCATTCGATTGCCTCGCCCACCTCCCAAACCTGGTTCGCATCGATCATCAGGTACCGGTCGGGGCCGATCACTTCGCGGGCAATCCTCAGCCGGCGGATATCGTCGTCGAGGTCACGCCCGACCTTCATCTTGATGTGGTCGAAACCTGCGTCGACCGCCTCCTGCGCAAGCCGCCGGAGCTTTTCGTCGTCATAGCCGAGCCAGCCTGCAGACGTGGTGTAGCAGGGGTAACCCTCCTTCTCGAGCCTTGCGACCCGCTCGGCCTTGCCGGGCTCGGCCCGCCGCAGGATCTCGACCGCCTCGTCGCGGGTGAGAACATCCGTCAAGTAGCGGTAATCGACGATGTCGGCGATCTCTTCCGCCGACATGTCGGCGACGAGACGCCACACCGGTTTGCCGGCGTCCTTTGCAAGGAGATCCCAGACGGCGTTGACGATGGCGCCGGTCGCAAGATGGATCGCGCCCTTTTCCGGGCCAATCCAGCGCAGCTGGCTGTCGCTCGTCAGGTGCCGCCAGAAGTGGCCTGGATGTTTTAAAATGTCGCCGAAGTCCTGACCGACCACGAGATGCCGCATGGCCTCGATCGCCATGCAGCATATGTCGTTGCCCCGCCCTATGGTGAAGGTGAGGCCGTGACCCGCCAGCCCCGGCCGATCCGTGTCGAGGATGACGTAAGCCGCCGAATAGTCCGGATCCGGGTTCATGGCGTCCGAACCATCGAGGCTCGCCGAGGTCGGAAAACGAAGGTCGAAGACGCGAAGGTCGGTGATGCGGGTCATGTTTGCTCCAATGGACCTACAGCGCCGCGCGCCTTTTCGGACGCGCGGAGAACACGGTGGCACTTTGATGCTGCCTGTTCGTGTCCTTCAGTCGAATAGGACCGAAGGAAACATGCGAGTAGCTCAGGTGTCGGCGCGAACGCGCTGCTTCTGGCTGCCGAGGCCCTCTATGCCGAGTTCGACGATGTCGCCGGCCTTCAGATAGCGCGGCGGCTTCATGCCCATGCCGACGCCCGGCGGCGTGCCCGTCGAGATAATATCACCGGGACGCAGCGACATGAACTGCGAGAGATAAGAGACGAGATAGGCGGCGCCGTAGACCATCGTCTTGGTCGAGCCGTCCTGCATCGTCTCGCCGTTGACCTTCAGCCACATTGCGAGATCTTGCGGGTCCGCCACCTCGTCCTTAGTGACGAGCCACGGGCCGGTCGGCCCGAAGGTGTCGCAGGACTTGCCCTTCGTCCACTGACCGTGACGTTCCGTCTGGAAAGCGCGTTCGGAGACATCGTGGACCGTGCAATAGCCGGCGACGTAGTCGAGCGCCTCGGCTTCGCTCACATATTTCGCCGTCTTTCCGATGACGATGCCGAGTTCCACTTCCCAGTCGGTCTTCTCCGAACCCCGCGGCAGGATCAGATCGTCGTTCGGCCCGACGATGGCGGAGGTCGCCTTCATGAAGATGATCGGCTCCGGCGGCACGGTCGCGCCCGTCTCGGCAGCATGATCGGAATAGTTGAGGCCGATGCATATGAACTTGCCCGTACCTGCGACGCAGGGACCAAGCCTCGGATTGCCGGACACGGCAGGCAGCGCCGCGACATCGAGCTTCGCGAGTTCGTCAAGCTTGCCGGGGTCGAGCGCGCCTGCGGCGAGATCGGGAACGTGGCCGGAAATA
The genomic region above belongs to Sinorhizobium meliloti and contains:
- a CDS encoding L-fuconate dehydratase, whose product is MTRITDLRVFDLRFPTSASLDGSDAMNPDPDYSAAYVILDTDRPGLAGHGLTFTIGRGNDICCMAIEAMRHLVVGQDFGDILKHPGHFWRHLTSDSQLRWIGPEKGAIHLATGAIVNAVWDLLAKDAGKPVWRLVADMSAEEIADIVDYRYLTDVLTRDEAVEILRRAEPGKAERVARLEKEGYPCYTTSAGWLGYDDEKLRRLAQEAVDAGFDHIKMKVGRDLDDDIRRLRIAREVIGPDRYLMIDANQVWEVGEAIEWVQKLAFAQPFFIEEPTSPDDVAGHRKIREAIGPVKVATGEMCQNRIMFKQFIAEGAIDIVQIDSCRMGGLNEVLAVLLIAAKYGLPVWPHAGGVGLCEYVQHLSMIDYVAVSGTKDGRVIEYVDHLHEHFLDPCVIRNAAYMPPERPGFSIEMKQQSIEDYTFNG
- a CDS encoding fumarylacetoacetate hydrolase family protein, yielding MKFLRYGEPGQEKPGLLGSDGIIRDISGHVPDLAAGALDPGKLDELAKLDVAALPAVSGNPRLGPCVAGTGKFICIGLNYSDHAAETGATVPPEPIIFMKATSAIVGPNDDLILPRGSEKTDWEVELGIVIGKTAKYVSEAEALDYVAGYCTVHDVSERAFQTERHGQWTKGKSCDTFGPTGPWLVTKDEVADPQDLAMWLKVNGETMQDGSTKTMVYGAAYLVSYLSQFMSLRPGDIISTGTPPGVGMGMKPPRYLKAGDIVELGIEGLGSQKQRVRADT